Within the Salmo salar chromosome ssa12, Ssal_v3.1, whole genome shotgun sequence genome, the region aggaaggagagtttacagtctaaccagacacctagatatttgtagttgtccacatattctaagtcagagccgtccagagtagtgatactagatgggcgggcaggtgtgggcagcgatcggttgaagagcatgcatttagttttacttgcatttaagagcagttggaggccacggaaggagagttgtattgcattgaagctcgtctggaggttagttaacacagtgtccaaagggccagaagtatacagaatggtggcaaccattaaggcagccccccagcacctctgattcagaggggttgggttaaatgcagaagacacatttcagttgaaaggCATTCAgtagtacaactgactaggtatctccctttcccatTCATGGAATGGATTGCATGTTCTCAGTTTGTTACACAATGAGACAAAACATAGCCTAAAGGGGGCACTCGTGCATTTGTTTGAAACTGCTTTTGCTTCACTTTAGTCAATTAAGGGCTCGCCACAAAGCACAGGATAATATCTGCAACCAAATGTTATACATAAGGGGTTAGGGAACAGGCCTTGTGACAAGGGAATATGATGCTTATGTTCAACTGGATAGCACTGTAAATCTGTAAAATTGTAACCTTGTATAAAATAATTAGTGTTATGAAAACATTGTCACTTGGATACAGTAGGCTGTAGGGAGGTCTTACAACCTGTCAAATATTGCAGTGTTCCACAGCTCATAAGTGTTCTGACATTTTGAAAATCAGGTTTTTTGCTGAGTAATGTTTGAAATGGAAAGATATTCAGAGAAACATGGACAATCAAGTATCCAAGTACCGACCCAAAGTTATGGAAGGTAGTTAGTTGGTAACAAATTGTCTGAGATTTTTATGTGGTTTTTGAATGTCATCTCGTCTCAATAGCAGTACTGTACACATTTACCCCCTCAAAGTTATTATTACCGTTGCATGGCAATGGCTAGCATGAGCACAGTGCCACATTCACACAAAGACAATGTTCCCCTGCTTCTGCATGCCAGAGTAGTACGAGGTAAACCACAAGCTGAGACAGATTTCCTTTGGGATTTTTTCAAACATCCTGAGAATAGAATACATTCAGGACAGTTGGACTCAAAAATGTGCTgtgcacactttttttttttttttaagtggagGCCAAGCACGGAGGTTTTCATCCCACCGTGGGTGTGTTtatgtttatgtctctgtgtcctgaACTTAAACCTCCAGGCTAAACACAAAGGATACTTACACACCTCTTGGGTTAGATACCGTCTCTGGCACAGTCACTTCAAAGCTCCTCTTTAGTCAAGGTTTGGAGTTGTTAGTACGTGGACAGGAGACGATCATCCAACCATTGGTATGCAGTCTGGGCCCTCTTCCTATTATCCCCCTTGTATCCGGGATTGAGACATTGTTAGGATTGTAATTTAGCCATGTTAATAAGAATCAATTTGCTATGCTGAAATAAATAGTTTTGACATGTCCCATAATTCactgaaaataaaatgtaagCAATATTAGGTTATAATGGACAATATTGAAAGTGTTTTCCAGTAATTGCAATACATTTCTATACCATAACAATCTAAAACGCTCTatccagtgcattcggaaagtattcagaccccttgacttttcacatttagttactttacagccttattctaaaatggattcaagtttttttttttctcatcaaactacacacaatatcacataatgacaaagcaaaaacagttatttttttacatttttttgcaaaTATTGTTTTTCaattaaaactgaaatatgacatttacataagtattcagacgcagcgaatacagccttgagtcttcttgggtatgatgctacaagcttggaacacctgtatttggggagtttctcccattcttttctgcacatcctctcaagctctatcaggttggatgtggagcgtcactgcacagctattttcaggtttctccagagatgttcaagtccgggctctggctgggaggGCCCagccattcagagacttgtgccgaagccactcctgcattgtcttggctctgtgcttagggtcgtgTAAAATTATtctaaaaacatgcatcctgtttgcaatacggCACCAAAGTAAATCAGCAAAAAAATACGGAAAATATTTGCtttatatcctgaatacaaagcgttatgtttgaggcaaatccaacacaacacatcaccgagtACCACTCTTCCTACTTTCGAgcttggtggtggctgcatcataatATAGGtatgactagggagtttttttaaataaaaaagcaggacaataacctaaaccacaaggccaaatatacacgagttgcttaccaagacaacattgaatgttcctgagtggcgtaGTTACAGTTGTGTTAaattgtcttgaaaatctatggcaagactagaaaatggctgtctagcaatgagcaACAACCAACTTTACAGAGTTTGAATTTCTcttttaagaataatgtgcaaatattgtacaatctagcTGTGCAAAGCTTTAGGgacttaaccagaaagactcactgcggtaatcgctgccaaagcagattataacatgtattgaTTTAGGGATGTAAATACGtatttaaatgagatatttctgtatttaatttctgtatttaattttcaataaattagcaacattttctaaaaacacgttttcactttgtcattatgcaagagcacagcgcagaatactcagtgaggttaagaagaatcctagagtgtcagctaaagacttgcaGATCTCTGGAAcaagctaacatctctgttgacaagtctacgatacgtaaaacactaaacaagaatggtgttcatgggagggcaccacggaagaagccactgctgtccaaaaacaaATTCCTGCACGTCTGaaatttgcaaaagtgcacctggatgttccacagcgctactggctattctgtggacagatgaaactacagttgagttgtttggaaggaacacacaacactatgtgtggagaaaaaaaggcaccgcacaccaacatcaaaacctcatcccaactgtaaagtatggtggaggaagcatcatggtttgggctgttttgctgcctcagggcctggacagcttgctatcatcaacggaaaaatgaattcccaagtttctcaagacattttgcaagagaatgttaggctagctgtccgccaattgaagtgcaacagaagttgggtgatgcaacaggacaacgacctaaaACACTGAAGTAaatcaacagaatggcttcaacagaagaaaatacaccttctggagtggcccagtcagagtcctgacctcaacccgattgagatgctgtggcatgacctcaaaagagcagttcacaccagacatcccaagaatattgctgaactgaaacagttttgtataaaggaatggtccaaaattcctcctgaccgttgtgcaagtctgatccgcaactacagaaaacgtttggttgaggttattgctgccaaaggagggtcaaccagttaataAATCCAAGTGTTCACACTTTTCCCACCCTACACTGCGAATGTTTACACGgcgtgttcaataaagacatgaaaacgtataatggTTTGTGTgtaattagtttaagcacactgtgtttctattgttgtgacctagatgaagttcagatcaaatttgatgaccaatttatgcagaaatccaggtatttacaAACGGTTCACATGCAAGAAAAAGTAACTGTGCATGTTCATATTCCATCCATTATTCCCAAATATATTgtcccaaagtccatttattTGATGATTTAGTTTTGGGCTATAAACTCTTCATAAGGCACACAGACATTCACATTAGACCAGAAAGGAGTTGGTCTGCTGCCTTACAATTTACGATGGGCGCGAGGTCATAAACCCCCCACCTCCATACCTCTCCAcctctgtgggagagagagatatctctGTAGAGCTGAATCCATCTaacctgatcctcacaggccagttatGACAGGTTCTTATTCAAACCCATGTTCATTTATGCTCATTTAAAATGGTTATAGTTCCTAAAGTATACATATTATCAAATATCCTTTGACAATCTAAGTTCGGACAGTTTGAACATCATTCAGTTTGAACATATGAAGATAGTTTAGTgcctttggcattcaggccaaagagttcaatcttggtttcatcagaccagagaatcttctttctcatggtctgagagtccttttgtgccttttggcaaactaagtgggctgtcatgttcctttttctgaggagtggcttccatctggccactctacgataaaggcctgattggtggagtgctgcagagatggttgtccttctggaagtttctcgtctccacagaggaactcgagctatgtcaaagtgaccatcaggttcttgctcattttggccgggcggccagctctaggaagagtgttggtcattccaaacttcttccatttaagaatgatggaggccactgtgtttttggggaccttcaatgttgcagaaatgttttcgtacccttccccagatctgtgcctcgacacaatcatatctcagagctctatggaccatTTCTTTGATCTCatcgcttggtttttgctctgacatgcactgtcaactgtgggaccttatatagacaggtgtgtgcctttccaaatcatgtccaatcaattgaatttaccacaggtggacgccaatcaggttgtagaaacatttaaaggatgatcaatggaaacaggatgcacctgagctcaattttgagtctcatagcaaagggtctgaatacttatgtaaaaaggtatctgttttatttattataaatttgcaaaaaattcaaaaaaactgttttcgctttgtcattgtgggttaCTGTATAtagattgacgaggggaaaaaaactattgaatccatttcagaataatgtaatgtaacaaaagtGGTCTGAAAActttgaatgcactgtaggtgtaattttatatatatttttatcattCCAGTCTATGGCCCTTTTTTCCCTATTGAAATCCATTAGGAGCTCATTTAAATATTGTATAAACGCTATCAAAAATATTTCTCAAGCCATCTAAGTTGGGGCAGTCTGAACAGTTGGAAGTCTGTTTGGTTTTAATAGCTTAAACCGTTTAACCCTTAGTATACAATTTCCATGCCCCGCGGAactctgcggtgaaaggtggtaGAGCTAGatctgtgtttgtcagaccatgagacatcccgaaaatctcaCAAAAACGTATGTTgcatccgaacggtttggcctacaaccTATTATGGCCACTATCGAAAGATGAGACTCACGCGAACACGATGTGGTCCGTTTTTCTCTAGGACACAAGACTTGGTACAGTCtcttctgccaacttctgtctgtagtgtcagAACAGTCTGTAGCCCCTGAAGGTCCCAGGTACCAGTtggaaaaaaatgaatggaagtatatgaAGATGgtttagtgcctaaaataagAGGATAAATATATGTACACAAATAAATAGCTTCATGATCGtttttatatctctcagatacaggacagacacATCAGAATAAACTTCCTTTCGTTTTTTTTTACtaccatgtagtgaatctgttactcAATGCGTTTCTACTGGCTAATAGTAGTAataccaaattcaatgtttcatacaattcttttatatatattttgtttcgATAGGGCTTAGACAGGTTAAGCTCTAGAGCAGGCTGAATAAATAGAATAATAATAAGACTACGTACGACGTGCCTTCAGCCAGCACACCTAATAAGAAGTATGTAAGAAATGTAAAGTTGTGCTTTGCTTTCAGCAAGCACAGCTAATAATATGAGTATGTAAGAAATCTGGTGTTATTCCTTCAGCAAGCATCACCTAATAATACATATGTATGAAATCTAGAGTTGTGCTTTGCTTTCAGCAAGCGCACCTAATTAAACTGGTTAATGTTGGAATTCCTTTTCCAATTCTTGAGTTCAGGTTTGTAGATATTTCAGAGCACCTGCAGGGTTATGTGTGTGAAATATTTTCACTGGAAGGGGTTCAACTTTGAGAGAAAAAAACTGCAGTAGCATTACGCCATTCTTCCCTCTTGGAAAAAATGGGATTTAAACAAGTCTCTGACAAGATATCTAGCAGAACAGTTGGAGTTTAACGAAGTCAAGTATTCCCCTCTAAATGCAAACCTTTTTGGACAACTGTTGGCTATATTGGAAATCAAGACAAGCAACAGGACATTTGCATCACTATGGTACTGAATAGCGGATCTGGGAGTAACGGTTTGCATAGTCTATTTTACCATAGAATACTAAATTCTAGTCCACATTTTCACTATTCCAAACTTGTTCATGTTTACTTATTTCAAACGGGAAAAGCCTGTGCGCATTTCTCCCTGGCAAACATTCAAAGGAAGATCAGAGGATGAAAGTCCTGAAACGTCTCCCTCTTTTATTGGGGTGTTGGACTCTCTTATACCTGGAATTTATCCCAGTGTCACTGAGCCATACCGGGACGGCACAGCGCGCAACCGAGAGCCGAGGCAAGGAGCACGCAGGCGGAGCAGGTAAAGGAGTCAACCCGCGAATCACCTCAACTGCCAGGTCTACAGTAGGAAACTACGGCGTAGCGGGTTGGAAGTCTCCGAGCGCTGCGAGGATCACGCGCATTAGGACAGGACCCCCGCTGATAAAGGGCGAGGCAGCCAAAGCAAAAGCTGTGACATCAGTGTCATCACCACACGGCGTAACGGCGAGTAGTGTTAGTGGAGCTATCAATTTGGGACGCAAGGAGTCTGCGCGCTCTTGGGTACCCGACAGGGATGCTACCAACACAGCTGCTGTGCCTGCTTTCATGGCGTTGAGCGTGCAAACACGCAAAGGCGGAGATACGCCCAGACAGAGCAAAGGAAAGACTTTCCCCAGAGTTGCAACATCAGCACGAACTGGACAGCATAGAGTCGTTGCTGTGCAAAAATACAGCGCTCCGTTAGCCCAAAGGAGTGCCAAAGCAACGGGCAAACTGAGCGACACAGACCTTCCGAAGCACCCATTGGTGACTCCGCACGACTACATGTTGTCACTGTATTGGTCACTATCCACAGGAGAGGTGAACACCAGCGTGTTGCACGAGGCTGGCATGGCCAACACCATCACCAGCTTTGTGGATAAAGGACAAGGTACACTTTTGATGCCATAAACAATGTGTCATTTTTTAAAAATGGTCTCATAATAAAACGTAAAAAAATCTGCATTACTGCTTGCAATGTCACAATGGCGTATACATTATGGATCAATGGTCCAATAAAGTAGCTGTTTATTTCTGCTAAAGAAAATAGAATCATTATGAAGATTGAGGCAAAATTCTGAATATGCTTACTTATCTTTAAATGTAGCATTTAGTTTAACTCTATAAATATAACCACCAAGAGACCAGGTCTCAGAATAAATTGGAGCTGTATGCCTCTGCTCATCAAACCAACCTCTATTAGAGCGGTAAAGTCAAACTAAAGTCAAAGCAAACTTGAAGCTTAAGTCAAAAGGTTCCCTTGCTTGTGGAATGTGGCCCAACATAGGTTACTGGCTGTTTGACATAATACGTTTTTTACCTTGGTCATGGTTCTGTCACACTGTCAGTAGCCATCTGCATAGCCATTCCATCAGTGTTTTGCAGCCTCTAAAGTGTAAATAAATAGACCTTCGGGGTTCAAGTAGGTGGCCTCTATGCAATATTTTTTTTAGTGTGTAAAACTGTTTAAAATGATTAAACGACATTGGTTGAACATTTCTAGCTGCTAAAGATTTACATTTAAAACACTTTTTAATTTGTACTTTATTTGTATAACGTGTCCTCAGCAACTTGTTGGTGACCTTCATATCGGTTGAACCGTTTATGGGACAAATTCACTcacatgtgtattaaagtagtcaaacatGTTATATTGAGTCCcatatcaagcttgtgactattCAAACATGTTGGATGCATTTTCTGcttgttttggttgtttcagatcattttgtgcccaatagaaatgaacggTAAATAACGTGTCGTATCATTTTGGTGTCACCTTTATTGTAAATAACAGAATGTTcataaacacttctacattactgtggatgctaccatgattacagacagtCCTGAATAAATtgggaataatgatgagtgagaacgtTATCATACCCTCCCCAAACGctgacctcccctgttattgtaaaggtgagaggttagcatgtctttggggtataatatttgtgcgtctaactttctcactcatcattattcacgattctatcaggactatccgtaattaTGGTAGCATCTACAGCAtccacacaatacattatttaccatacatttctattgggcacaaaatactctgaaacacaaccaaaacaaacagcaaatgcatccaacaagtttgtagtctcaagcttgatgtaatcattgcgtactaggaatatgggaccaaatactaaacttttgactacctTAACACATTAATTTGTCTCAAtaattttggtcccctaaaatggggggactatgtacaaaaagtgctgtcatttctaaatggttcacctgatatggatgaaaacaTCCTCAacttaaagctgacagtctgcactttaacctcagtcattgtatcatttcaaatccaaagtgctggaccacagagccaaaacaaaagATGCGTCACCCTCCCAATACTTTTATAGCTCAccgtatttttattattttttatctcAGGTGGGGTTCCTAAACCCACAGGTCACTCCACATTGACATAGAGAACGGGTGGAGAATTGGCTATCTTTTGTATTGTTCCAGTGATGTTTGGTCCACTCTTAGCAAATGCCATATTACGCAATGGTAGGTCCACTGCTAAACAGCTGCAGGTCGACATTAATTGTCTGATTATTCTTCAATGTGGTCTGTAGTCTGCAAATGTCAGGTTTTAATGTACTTTCGAACGCGTACTGTTCCTGGATGAAAATCCTGGCTTTCATTTGTATATGGCCATACCAAAAACAAAGTGTGTGTTATCTGAGAAATGTTACCTCCTGTGTTACCTGAGAAGCCACATTAGCACATTTTATTCTTACCCTTGACTCTGTCACCTTTTACAGATGACCGTCTTCTCCAGCTGAGAAGACAGAAGTATAACTTCAACATCAGTTCCCTGGAGAAGGAGGGGTTACTGGGTGCCGAGCTGCGCATTCTCAGGAAAAGACTGGCCGACCCACGCAAAGCACTTTCTACTGGCAGAGTTTTCTGCCTGAAGCTTTTCACCTGTGCAGCAGGTAAGCAGAAAGCTACACTGCTCCAAACTCGAACCATCGAGGACAACAATACACCCAAATGGGAAGTGTTTGACATTTGGAAACTATTCAAGAATTTCCACAACACCGTCCAGCTTTGTTTCGAGCTGGAGGCCTTGGAACGAGGCCACCCGGTGGACCTCAAGGCAATGGGCTTCAGTCGTCTGGGCAGGCAGACCAAAGAGAAAGCTTTTTTCCTCGTGTTCGGACGCACCAAGAAACGGGACTTGTTCTACAGCGAGATCAAAGCCCGGTCGGGCCACGACAACAAGACTGTGTATGAGTACCTGTTCACCCAGCGGCGTATGCGCCGAGCCCCCACCACCCGTGGCAAGAAACTGGCCAAGAACCCCAAGCCTCGTTGCCACAGGAAGCAGCTACATGTCAACTTCAAGGAGATGGGTTGGGATGATTGGATCATTGCCCCACTGGAGTATGAGGCCTACCACTGCGACGGGGTGTGCGACTTCCCCATCCGCTCACACCTCGAGCCCACCAACCACGCCATCATCCAGACGCTCATGAACTCCATGGACCCTGACTCGACTCCACCCACCTGCTGCGTGCCCACTCGCCTCAGCCCAATCAGCATCCTCTACATTGACTCAGCCAATAATGTGGTTTACAAACAGTACGAGGACATGGTGGTGGAGTCCTGTGGCTGCAGGTAGCAATGGACAAAAGATTCACCTGAGACCTTTGTTTTATAGTTCAGCCAGAACCCTGCAAGTCAATGGGACTGAGTTTTATTTTTGGAGTAAACAGATTGGTTAATAGTTGTTAGGGAAATACACTTTGAAAGCAACTGACAtgaaactaataacacaaatcaCTTCCTGAGACCTTATTTTATGAGGAGGTTAAGGAATAATAATGTACATATCCAATGATGATTTGGCAAGAGATTTGAAACTGTTTAACTAAATTGATCTTCCCAATCCATGCTATTTTCACATCGTATGAACTGATGTAAATGTTTGCTTTTCATAGTGATGCACAAAAATGTCGTTGACTTTACTGGTCAAAGATTGAACACACTG harbors:
- the LOC106565021 gene encoding growth/differentiation factor 5 codes for the protein MKVLKRLPLLLGCWTLLYLEFIPVSLSHTGTAQRATESRGKEHAGGAGKGVNPRITSTARSTVGNYGVAGWKSPSAARITRIRTGPPLIKGEAAKAKAVTSVSSPHGVTASSVSGAINLGRKESARSWVPDRDATNTAAVPAFMALSVQTRKGGDTPRQSKGKTFPRVATSARTGQHRVVAVQKYSAPLAQRSAKATGKLSDTDLPKHPLVTPHDYMLSLYWSLSTGEVNTSVLHEAGMANTITSFVDKGQDDRLLQLRRQKYNFNISSLEKEGLLGAELRILRKRLADPRKALSTGRVFCLKLFTCAAGKQKATLLQTRTIEDNNTPKWEVFDIWKLFKNFHNTVQLCFELEALERGHPVDLKAMGFSRLGRQTKEKAFFLVFGRTKKRDLFYSEIKARSGHDNKTVYEYLFTQRRMRRAPTTRGKKLAKNPKPRCHRKQLHVNFKEMGWDDWIIAPLEYEAYHCDGVCDFPIRSHLEPTNHAIIQTLMNSMDPDSTPPTCCVPTRLSPISILYIDSANNVVYKQYEDMVVESCGCR